In Ovis aries strain OAR_USU_Benz2616 breed Rambouillet chromosome 14, ARS-UI_Ramb_v3.0, whole genome shotgun sequence, a single genomic region encodes these proteins:
- the LOC132657667 gene encoding uncharacterized protein LOC132657667: protein MGAACCPQPMSSICAVPPQLSLGWAVPHPHPQSHGQQALTEPSSGCAPGPRSRDPGPICCLPGICGAPGTCQRCTDSRPCLQRRMMTPVHPHGGSREERVDGEGGVWGRPRAEGAGRAEAGEGFEGARAGPQVRGYPWRVGQAQACPSGRGAWDGDQKQGGLAREERRERPRGPLLLGWGELSRARELGMGDTLGPGCLQPSAPHSGAQSPAVSNSSVAAVACGPCVQEGPLPPMSWFPHGLPVGSGLPGASGASFCLPGAPDVWGADPWVATRPRESWLSLTLRAAPALQSLWVPGGPHQRTSAPCSSKVASHWGCRDLCV from the coding sequence ATGGGTGCTGCGTGCTGCCCCCAGCCCATGAGCAGCATCTGTGCAGTCCCTCCCCAGCTGAGCCTTGGGtgggctgtcccccacccccacccccaatcacATGGGCAGCAGGCGCTAACTGAGCCCTCCTCTGGGTGCGCCCCTGGGCCCAGGAGCAGGGACCCGGGACCCATCTGCTGCTTGCCCGGTATTTGTGGAGCACCTGGGACGTGCCAGCGCTGCACTGATAGCAGGCCGTGCCTGCAGAGACGGATGATGACCCCGGTGCATCCACACGGGGGCTCCAGGGAGGAGCGAgtggatggggagggtggtgtcTGGGGGAGGCCCCGGGCAGAGGGAGCAGGCAGAGCTGAGGCTGGGGAGGGCTTCGAGGGGGCTCGGGCTGGGCCGCAGGTGCGTGGGTATCCTTGGAGGGTTGGGCAGGCGCAGGCGTGCCCCTCCGGCCGTGGTGCTTGGGATGGGGATCAGAAGCAGGGGGGCCTAgcaagggaggagaggagagaaaggccaAGGGGTCCCCTCCTCCTAGGATGGGGTGAGCTGAGCAGGGCCAGAGAATTGGGAATGGGGGACACCCTGGGCCCTGGCTGCCTGCAGCCCAGTGCCCCTCACTCGGGGGCACAGTCCCCGGCCGTGTCTAACAGCTCGGTGGCGGCTGTGGCCTGTGGCCCGTGTGTACAGGAGGGCCCTCTCCCTCCTATGTCCTGGTTCCCACATGGGTTGCCGGTTGGCTCAGGGCTCCCTGGGGCATCTGGGGCATCTTTCTGCTTGCCCGGCGCCCCTGACGTGTGGGGAGCTGACCCCTGGGTGGCAACCAGGCCCAGAGAGAGCTGGCTGTCTCTGACCTTGAGAGCTGCACCTGCCCTGCAGAGCCTGTGGGTGCCAGGTGGGCCTCACCAGCGCACCAGCGCGCCTTGCTCCTCAAAAGTAGCTTCTCACTGGGGATGCCGGGATCTTTGTGTTTGA